In a genomic window of Helianthus annuus cultivar XRQ/B chromosome 10, HanXRQr2.0-SUNRISE, whole genome shotgun sequence:
- the LOC110886408 gene encoding F-box/FBD/LRR-repeat protein At1g13570 — MNAECSSKAQQLSSTTINTLPQTITENILCLLPIEEAARTSILSREWRYKWTTIPKLEFYWSTVYNRTTEENQPSYITSARNKMERRRKPFNAIDQVLLMRQGPIHEFIFHSNRSCHFYELDQIIFHLSRNHTVKKLTLASYKLPLCAFSLHQLTDLDLCYVNFDHQPIFSGFGSLRSLSLIKVKISRKAFLHLLSNCPSLKRFNLQGDIGSKDCTIIELFECLPVIEHLTIWGNCVDPWLVLDSIPKELPTTLIHLKCFRFNNICFVDDHGLTFLAVLIKCSPNLEKIELEIDDCIVDDNEICYGILEEYSDVRLEHLKELEIMCFRNLKHEMEFVKFILARSPKLKKVILYSFVEKDEESDILIILSQAPRAAPEEILVRCIPNWSYC, encoded by the exons ATGAATGCTGAATGTTCGTCTAAGGCTCAACAATTGTCTTCGACTACAATCAATACGCTTCCTCAAACCATAACTGAAaacatcctatgtcttttaccaattgaagaggcagcaaggacaagTATCCTCTCAAGGGAATGGAGGTACAAGTGGACCACTATTCCCAAACTTGAGTTTTATTGGTCTACTGTGTACAATAGAACAACTGAAGAGAATCAACCATCTTACATAACAAGTGCAAGGAATAAGATGGAACGGAGGCGTAAACCTTTCAATGCAATAGACCAAGTTTTGTTAATGCGCCAGGGTCCAATACACGAGTTCATCTTTCACTCGAACAGAAGCTGCCACTTTTATGAACTCGATCAAATAATATTTCATTTGTCAAGGAACCATACTGTCAAGAAATTAACACTTGCGTCGTATAAGTTACCCTTATGTGCCTTCTCTTTGCATCAGTTAACAGACCTAGATCTCTGTTATGTCAATTTTGACCATCAACCAATATTCAGTGGATTTGGTAGCCTTAGAAGCTTATCCTTGATAAAAGTAAAGATCTCTAGAAAagcttttcttcatcttctatcAAATTGTCCTTCACTTAAGAGGTTCAATCTG CAAGGAGATATCGGTTCTAAAGATTGCACCATCATTGAGCTATTCGAGTGTTTGCCTGTGATTGAACATCTTACTATTTGGGGGAACTGTGTCGATCCG TGGCTTGTTCTAGACTCTATTCCAAAAGAGCTTCCAACCACACTAATCCACCTCAAATGCTTTCGTTTTAACAATATTTGTTTCGTTGACGACCATGGATTAACTTTTCTTGCTGTTTTGATCAAATGTTCCCCGAACTTGGAGAAAATTGAGCTAGAG ATTGATGATTGTATTGTTGATGACAATGAGATATGTTATGGTATATTGGAAGAATATTCAGATGTTCGGTTGGAGCATCTGAAGGAATTGGAGATCATGTGTTTCCGCAACTTAAAGCATGAGATGGAGTTTGTGAAGTTTATCTTGGCAAGGTCACCTAAGCTAAAGAAGGTGATCTTATATAGCTTTGTTGAAAAGGATGAAGAGTCGGATATTTTAATAATTCTCTCACAAGCCCCACGCGCAGCACCGGAAGAAATCCTTGTGAGATGTATCCCAAACTGGTCGTATTGCTAA
- the LOC110886423 gene encoding pectinesterase 1, with amino-acid sequence MDTIKSFKGYGKVDPAEEQAFRRKTRKRIIILTVSVVLLLAVIIGAVAGTLIHKRNKNNDDSTVGSNDSAQSLKAVCSQTLYPESCYNSISEINKSNSTDPEELLKLSLQVVLKSLSDVATLPDKLSSKTTNETVKKALGVCGTVLNDAVEYLQDCLSEMDVKPNEKLLTLPKVEDLKTWLSTAITNQETCIDALDEMSPNSTFVDDTKSQMKNSTEYASNSLAIVSKIAGILRKLNINFHRKMLTVTVTEPGFPEWVSPGVRRLLQEVRPTPNVTVAADGSGDVRTIKEAMAMVTKKSKSVFIIYIKEGVYKENVVLDKSFWNVMIYGDGKAKSIVSGNLNFIDGTPTFSTATFAVAGRGFVAMDMGFINTAGPEKHQAVAFRSGSDFSVFYRCSFDAYQDTLYPHSNRQFYRECDVTGTIDFIFGNAAVVFQNCKIMPRQPMANQFVTITAQGKKDPNQNTGISIQKCDISAFDQLTAPTYLGRPWKEFSTTVIMQSNIGAFLKPQGWISWVSGVDPPESIFYGEYMNTGDGAIVGQRVKWAGYRPSLTSSDANRFTVANFIEGAMWLPQTAVKFESTL; translated from the exons ATGGATACCATCAAATCTTTCAAAGGTTACGGCAAAGTAGACCCGGCAGAAGAACAAGCATTCCGCCGTAAAACCCGCAAACGCATAATTATCCTCACCGTCTCCGTCGTCCTCCTCCTCGCCGTCATCATCGGAGCCGTCGCCGGAACCCTCATTCACAAACGCAACAAAAACAACGACGACTCCACCGTCGGCTCCAACGACTCAGCCCAATCGCTCAAAGCAGTCTGCAGCCAAACATTGTACCCAGAATCCTGCTACAACAGCATCTCCGAGATTAATAAATCGAACTCTACAGATCCCGAAGAGCTGCTAAAGCTCTCGTTACAGGTGGTTTTGAAATCGCTATCCGACGTGGCAACGTTGCCAGATAAATTGAGTTCGAAAACGACCAATGAGACGGTTAAAAAGGCTTTGGGTGTATGCGGGACGGTGTTAAACGACGCCGTTGAGTATCTTCAAGATTGTTTATCCGAAATGGATGTGAAACCCAATGAGAAGTTGCTTACACTACCCAAAGTTGAAGACCTGAAAACGTGGTTGAGCACTGCTATAACAAATCAAGAAACGTGTATCGATGCGTTAGATGAAATGAGTCCAAATTCAACTTTTGTTGATGACACCAAATCTCAAATGAAGAATTCTACTGAGTACGCTAGTAACAGTTTGGCTATTGTTTCCAAGATAGCTGGGATATTAAGGAAGTTGAATATTAATTTTCACAGGAAGATGTTAACGGTAACGGTAACGGAACCGGGTTTTCCGGAATGGGTGTCTCCGGGTGTACGGAGGTTGTTGCAGGAGGTTAGACCGACGCCTAATGTGACGGTGGCTGCTGACGGAAGTGGTGATGTTAGAACGATTAAAGAGGCGATGGCGATGGTAACGAAGAAGAGTAAATCGGtgtttataatatatattaaggAAGGGGTGTATAAGGAGAATGTTGTTTTGGATAAATCGTTTTGGAATGTTATGATCTACGGTGATGGGAAGGCTAAGTCGATTGTTTCCGGTAACCTGAATTTCATCGACGGTACACCGACTTTTTCCACAGCCACTTTTG CTGTTGCTGGAAGAGGGTTTGTAGCAATGGATATGGGATTCATAAACACAGCCGGTCCAGAAAAACATCAAGCAGTGGCTTTCCGGTCCGGTTCGGATTTTTCGGTTTTCTACAGATGCTCGTTTGACGCGTATCAAGACACGCTTTATCCCCATTCGAACCGTCAATTCTATCGCGAGTGTGATGTCACTGGAACCATTGATTTCATCTTTGGAAACGCGGCTGTGGTGTTCCAAAACTGCAAGATCATGCCGCGCCAGCCTATGGCAAACCAGTTTGTGACCATCACGGCTCAGGGAAAGAAAGACCCGAATCAAAACACGGGTATTTCGATCCAAAAATGTGATATTTCAGCATTTGATCAGCTTACGGCTCCGACGTACCTTGGTAGGCCGTGGAAGGAATTTTCAACGACGGTAATCATGCAGTCCAACATTGGAGCGTTTTTGAAACCGCAGGGATGGATTTCATGGGTCAGTGGTGTTGACCCACCTGAGTCGATTTTCTATGGCGAGTACATGAACACTGGTGACGGTGCGATTGTCGGTCAACGGGTAAAATGGGCTGGCTATAGGCCCAGCCTAACTAGCAGCGACGCTAACAGGTTCACTGTGGCGAATTTCATTGAAGGCGCAATGTGGTTACCACAAACGGCGGTGAAGTTTGAGTCGACTTTATGA